Part of the bacterium genome is shown below.
CATCTGTTTCAGGACAGTGAGAAATGAAACATCATCTAAGTCCATTGAGGGTGGGGCTGGTTGCAGATATGTTTGCAATGGTCAACGGCCCTGCTTGAAGACCTTGGTTGGGAGGGGAAACGATCCAGAAAATAACGGAAATATCGGAACTACGTCCCCCATTTTTACGGCCTGAAAAGACGAAGACGGCTGTGGGCTGCTATCATCTCAAAGTGACGATCCAATGAAAAGAGAGGAAGGTCGTTCTCCATGGCAATCTGTGCAATGAGTAGATCCACCACACTCATGCTCAGGCCTTTTTGGGCCAACTGGAAACCGGTCTTGCCAGCCTCCAAGTACACCTGAGGCGTGGGATGGATGGTTTCAATAATGTCAAACAACTCCATGACCAGACGAAGCTCCTTCTCTGTCCTGGAGCCACGGATAAGTTCTAAGGCCACGATCCCCGT
Proteins encoded:
- a CDS encoding PIN domain-containing protein produces the protein MPDKVLVDTSVWVDFFRKSHPERHDCVAALLRDECAVGTGIVALELIRGSRTEKELRLVMELFDIIETIHPTPQVYLEAGKTGFQLAQKGLSMSVVDLLIAQIAMENDLPLFSLDRHFEMIAAHSRLRLFRP